From Pandoraea norimbergensis, the proteins below share one genomic window:
- a CDS encoding glycine betaine ABC transporter substrate-binding protein gives MRFMRFMHFARQTRKLAVAGLALTAMAVSGVAQAATLTIGGKNFTEQLILSEMTAQYLKSKGYDVELKNGLGSVVMRQGMESNQLDVVWEYTGTSLIVYNKVTEKLDPAQTYERVKELDGKIGIVWLNPSTLNNTYAFAMPGKIAREAGIETVSQLIERFKANPKMQFAFDMEFVGRSDGLEPMEQLYDFHLERENIKQMDPGLVYTALKNEQIDSGLVYTSDGRNKGFDLKVLTDDKGFFPAYAATPVVRKEVLDANPKLADELNVLAAKINDENMREMNARVDIEHKGVARVAREFLAQEGLVQ, from the coding sequence ATGCGCTTCATGCGCTTCATGCACTTCGCGCGCCAGACGCGCAAGCTCGCTGTCGCAGGACTGGCACTGACGGCCATGGCAGTGAGCGGTGTGGCGCAAGCCGCCACGCTCACTATCGGCGGCAAGAACTTCACCGAGCAACTGATTCTCTCCGAGATGACGGCGCAGTACCTGAAAAGCAAAGGCTACGACGTCGAACTCAAGAACGGTCTGGGCAGCGTGGTGATGCGCCAAGGCATGGAGAGCAACCAGCTCGACGTCGTCTGGGAATACACCGGTACATCGCTGATCGTCTACAACAAGGTCACCGAGAAGCTCGACCCGGCGCAGACCTATGAGCGAGTGAAAGAACTCGACGGCAAGATCGGCATCGTCTGGCTGAACCCGTCGACGCTCAACAACACGTACGCCTTCGCCATGCCCGGCAAGATCGCCCGTGAAGCCGGCATCGAAACCGTCTCGCAACTGATCGAGCGATTCAAGGCGAATCCGAAGATGCAGTTCGCTTTCGACATGGAATTTGTCGGCCGCTCCGATGGTCTTGAGCCGATGGAACAGCTCTACGACTTCCATCTCGAGCGCGAGAACATCAAGCAGATGGACCCGGGCCTCGTCTACACGGCGCTCAAGAACGAGCAGATCGACAGCGGTCTGGTCTACACGAGCGATGGCCGCAACAAGGGCTTCGACCTGAAGGTGCTCACCGACGACAAGGGCTTCTTCCCCGCGTATGCCGCGACGCCGGTGGTGCGCAAGGAAGTGCTCGATGCGAATCCGAAGCTGGCCGATGAACTCAACGTGTTGGCCGCGAAGATCAACGACGAGAACATGCGCGAGATGAACGCCAGGGTCGACATCGAACACAAGGGCGTGGCTCGCGTGGCGCGCGAATTCCTCGCGCAGGAAGGGCTGGTGCAGTGA
- a CDS encoding ABC transporter permease — MNVAKQYRILYLAGFGLLGVAAAVAGLVYWLGVDALVKYRGDLVYYTQQHLKLVAISMAMAIAVGVPAGVLISRPIFAKHAERAVQIFNIGNTLPSLAVLALSMAVLGIGDRPAILALWLASLLPIVRNAYEGLRQVPAALRESARGMGMTPAQVLFRVDLPNAMPVIIGGIRTSLAINVGTAPLAFLIGADSLGQLIFPGIYLNDQTKLLLGAAGTALLALVLDGIVAFASGLWFARHGAATR, encoded by the coding sequence ATGAACGTGGCGAAGCAGTATCGCATTCTCTATCTGGCCGGTTTCGGACTGCTTGGTGTTGCCGCCGCAGTCGCCGGTCTGGTGTATTGGCTGGGCGTGGATGCGCTCGTCAAATACCGGGGAGACCTGGTGTATTACACCCAACAGCACTTGAAGCTCGTGGCCATCTCGATGGCGATGGCCATTGCCGTCGGCGTGCCTGCGGGCGTGTTGATCTCGCGGCCGATATTCGCGAAACATGCGGAGCGCGCCGTGCAGATCTTCAACATCGGCAACACGCTGCCCTCGCTCGCCGTGCTGGCGCTTTCGATGGCAGTACTCGGTATCGGCGATCGCCCGGCCATTCTGGCCCTGTGGCTCGCATCGCTGCTGCCGATCGTGCGCAACGCCTACGAAGGCCTGCGCCAGGTACCCGCCGCGTTGCGTGAGTCCGCGCGCGGCATGGGCATGACGCCCGCGCAAGTGCTGTTTCGCGTGGACCTGCCCAACGCCATGCCGGTCATCATCGGCGGCATTCGCACCTCGCTCGCGATCAATGTCGGAACGGCGCCGCTCGCCTTCCTGATCGGGGCGGACAGTCTGGGGCAATTGATTTTCCCGGGCATCTATTTGAACGACCAGACGAAGTTGTTGCTCGGCGCTGCCGGCACCGCGCTGCTTGCGCTCGTGCTCGACGGCATTGTCGCCTTCGCGAGCGGCCTCTGGTTTGCACGTCATGGCGCGGCCACGCGCTAA